Proteins encoded together in one Halalkaliarchaeum sp. AArc-CO window:
- a CDS encoding DASS family sodium-coupled anion symporter, with protein sequence MHGRLTRERIGLLFGPLAFLSIYFLNPFGMPPEAAAVLAGTLWIAIWWVSEAVPIAVAALLPVVLFPVTDVVSIAEATAPYADPIVFLLLGGFLLALSIERWELHERLALQVIRTVGFSSRRLVLGFMVATGGLSMWISNTATAMMMVPIGGAVILKFAALSDSPAERGMELPQEPVEQIVFDADRDPDTLPKTNFGLALMLGIAYGASIGGATTLIGSPPNAIFAGVAESSLGITVGFLDWMLFTAPVSATFMLLAWLFLVYTLPPETETIEGGGEVIERSLDELGRMSRGERRTLLVFGLVVVGWISRPFLIEPIAPAVSDTVIAIVGGILLFVVPADRTDGTFLLDWSSTRRLPWGVLVLIGAGFSIAHAFQASGLDRWIADLIGALPEMSFLLVLVTVAVVVVFLTEVNSNTATASVFVPLMIGISYALGVPSISLMAITALVASYAFMLPVATPPNAIVFGSGYMTVPEMARVGFWLNLFGVVLATAATYLWLPFVLG encoded by the coding sequence GTGCACGGACGTCTCACACGCGAGCGCATCGGGCTGCTCTTCGGACCGCTCGCGTTCCTCTCGATTTACTTTTTGAACCCGTTCGGGATGCCTCCCGAGGCAGCTGCAGTGCTCGCGGGGACGCTGTGGATCGCCATCTGGTGGGTGTCCGAAGCGGTCCCGATCGCCGTGGCGGCGTTGCTCCCTGTCGTGTTGTTTCCGGTGACCGACGTGGTTTCGATCGCGGAGGCAACGGCGCCGTATGCGGATCCGATCGTCTTTCTCCTTCTGGGCGGGTTTCTCCTGGCGCTGTCGATCGAACGGTGGGAGTTACACGAGCGTCTCGCATTGCAGGTTATACGTACGGTGGGATTCAGCTCCCGCCGGCTGGTTCTCGGGTTCATGGTTGCGACCGGCGGGCTCTCGATGTGGATCTCCAACACCGCGACCGCGATGATGATGGTCCCGATCGGCGGCGCCGTCATCCTCAAGTTCGCCGCGCTGTCGGATTCACCGGCGGAACGCGGGATGGAACTCCCACAGGAACCGGTCGAGCAGATCGTCTTCGACGCCGATCGGGATCCGGACACGCTCCCGAAGACGAACTTCGGGCTGGCGCTGATGCTCGGGATCGCCTACGGCGCCTCCATCGGCGGTGCGACGACCCTGATCGGGAGCCCGCCGAACGCGATCTTCGCCGGCGTCGCCGAAAGCTCCCTGGGGATCACCGTCGGGTTCCTCGACTGGATGCTGTTCACCGCGCCGGTGTCTGCCACCTTCATGTTGCTCGCGTGGCTGTTTCTGGTGTACACCCTCCCTCCGGAAACCGAGACGATCGAGGGCGGCGGCGAGGTAATCGAGCGGAGCCTGGATGAACTGGGGCGGATGAGCCGCGGCGAGCGGCGGACGCTTCTGGTGTTCGGGCTGGTCGTGGTCGGCTGGATCTCCCGTCCGTTCCTGATCGAGCCGATCGCCCCTGCGGTTTCGGACACCGTCATCGCGATCGTCGGCGGAATCTTGCTTTTCGTCGTTCCGGCCGATCGCACCGACGGGACGTTCCTGCTCGACTGGTCGTCGACCCGGCGGCTCCCGTGGGGAGTGCTCGTGCTCATCGGGGCCGGGTTTTCGATCGCGCACGCGTTCCAGGCGAGTGGCCTGGATCGATGGATCGCCGACCTGATCGGCGCCCTTCCCGAGATGAGTTTCCTGCTGGTTCTCGTCACCGTCGCGGTCGTCGTCGTGTTCTTGACGGAGGTGAACTCGAACACGGCAACAGCGTCGGTGTTCGTCCCGCTGATGATCGGGATCAGCTACGCGCTGGGCGTTCCCTCGATCTCGCTTATGGCCATCACCGCACTCGTGGCGTCGTACGCGTTCATGCTCCCGGTCGCAACGCCCCCGAACGCGATCGTGTTCGGGAGCGGCTACATGACGGTCCCGGAGATGGCCCGGGTCGGGTTCTGGCTCAACCTCTTCGGGGTCGTCCTGGCGACGGCGGCGACATACCTGTGGCTCCCGTTCGTGCTGGGATGA
- a CDS encoding FxsA family protein: MRLRYVLGLLLLIPLADALLLVVVAGYIGAAATIALVVLTALVGMLLVRAEGRHTLRRLQRKAARGEPPTDELMDGALLIAAGAFLLTPGLVTDAIGILISIPITRYPIREVLKRYVVVPYLDREMDGFVTGGVWTHGFPDPDEFEGSQFGRGRFDGADGPGGPGAGVGFGRERFDEDQEFGGDDTRTGPEKGDGNDVVDVDFEVERDDDEDEDARDVPRR, encoded by the coding sequence ATGCGACTCCGGTACGTCCTCGGCCTGCTGCTTTTGATCCCGCTGGCCGACGCCCTGCTTTTGGTCGTGGTCGCGGGGTACATCGGCGCGGCCGCGACGATCGCGCTGGTGGTGCTCACCGCGCTCGTCGGGATGCTGCTCGTGCGCGCCGAGGGGAGACACACCCTGCGTCGGCTCCAGCGCAAGGCCGCCCGCGGGGAGCCGCCGACCGACGAGCTCATGGACGGTGCGCTGTTGATCGCCGCCGGCGCGTTCCTGCTCACGCCGGGGCTGGTCACGGACGCGATCGGGATCCTCATCTCGATCCCGATCACGCGGTATCCGATCCGGGAGGTTCTCAAACGGTACGTCGTGGTGCCGTACCTCGACCGCGAGATGGACGGCTTCGTCACCGGGGGCGTCTGGACCCACGGCTTCCCGGACCCCGACGAGTTCGAGGGGAGTCAGTTCGGGAGGGGACGATTCGACGGCGCCGACGGCCCAGGTGGGCCGGGCGCCGGCGTCGGGTTCGGCCGCGAGCGGTTCGACGAAGACCAGGAGTTCGGCGGGGACGACACCAGGACCGGGCCGGAGAAAGGCGACGGCAACGACGTCGTCGACGTCGACTTCGAGGTCGAGCGGGACGACGACGAAGACGAGGACGCTCGCGACGTCCCGCGCCGGTAG
- a CDS encoding glycine cleavage T C-terminal barrel domain-containing protein gives MSGNPNHPSVDQSDRTVPRNLRQTGDADVDLLISTRIRKSPFWHLSVEEGCWQATVYNDMYHPRAYIDPEEGGLEAEYELLVNHVALFDVAVERQIRVKGTDAEAFVNYVITRDATEIETMRGKYAICCNQDGGILNDFVLLRPDDDEFWFSIADSDLMQWLQGVAVGTDFEVDIDEIDVSPMQIQGPKSLDVMKSLIGDDAEGVPYYGLFEATINDVPVMVSQTGFSGEEGFEIYVREATENAEAVWNPVLETVKDHGGGVTAVSHHRRVAAGILSLGQDMDSETSPFQVNLGYQVPDDKDADYVGKAELERQKEAIENGEFPFAHKLVGLKIAGEPIREWAPDFWLISDPETGEECGYLTSAWWNPELETNIGLGYVPAEKLQEATDVPLDDSIYDVDADVEFGVHLPDEYAEVPDEPVYATLAKVPFKESANPSAREQAKIHDRNDVDE, from the coding sequence ATGTCCGGAAACCCGAACCACCCCAGTGTCGACCAATCGGATCGTACCGTTCCCAGAAACCTTCGACAAACAGGCGACGCAGACGTCGACCTCCTGATCTCTACCCGGATTCGGAAGTCACCGTTTTGGCACCTCTCCGTCGAGGAGGGATGCTGGCAGGCGACCGTCTACAACGATATGTACCACCCTCGGGCGTACATCGACCCCGAAGAGGGGGGACTGGAAGCCGAGTACGAACTGCTGGTCAACCACGTAGCGCTGTTCGACGTCGCCGTCGAGCGTCAGATCCGCGTTAAGGGGACTGATGCCGAGGCGTTCGTCAACTACGTCATCACCCGAGACGCGACTGAAATCGAGACAATGCGTGGCAAGTACGCCATCTGCTGCAACCAGGACGGCGGGATCCTCAACGACTTCGTCCTGTTGCGACCCGACGACGACGAGTTCTGGTTCTCCATCGCCGACTCCGATCTGATGCAGTGGTTGCAAGGGGTCGCAGTCGGAACCGACTTCGAGGTCGACATCGACGAGATCGACGTCTCGCCGATGCAGATTCAGGGCCCGAAATCACTCGACGTGATGAAGTCGCTCATCGGTGACGACGCCGAAGGCGTTCCCTACTACGGACTGTTTGAAGCGACGATCAACGACGTTCCGGTGATGGTGAGCCAGACGGGCTTTTCCGGAGAAGAAGGGTTCGAAATCTACGTCCGCGAGGCGACGGAAAACGCCGAAGCGGTGTGGAATCCAGTACTCGAGACGGTCAAAGACCACGGCGGTGGCGTGACAGCAGTCTCCCATCACCGACGTGTCGCTGCCGGTATCCTGTCGTTGGGTCAGGACATGGACTCCGAGACGTCGCCGTTCCAGGTCAACCTCGGCTATCAGGTTCCCGACGACAAGGACGCAGACTACGTCGGCAAAGCCGAACTGGAACGCCAGAAGGAAGCGATCGAAAACGGGGAGTTCCCGTTCGCTCACAAACTGGTCGGGCTGAAAATAGCGGGCGAACCGATCCGGGAGTGGGCTCCGGACTTCTGGCTCATCTCGGACCCGGAGACGGGTGAGGAATGTGGCTACCTGACGTCGGCGTGGTGGAATCCGGAACTCGAGACGAACATCGGCCTCGGATACGTGCCGGCGGAGAAACTGCAGGAGGCGACGGACGTCCCCCTCGACGACTCGATATATGACGTCGACGCCGACGTCGAGTTCGGAGTGCACCTCCCGGACGAGTACGCCGAGGTGCCCGATGAACCCGTCTATGCGACGCTGGCGAAGGTTCCGTTCAAAGAGTCAGCCAATCCCAGTGCCCGCGAACAGGCCAAGATTCACGACAGGAACGACGTAGACGAGTAG
- a CDS encoding ubiquitin-like small modifier protein 1 has translation MELELRFFATFRETVGTKTTTREFPDDAVVGDVLEALESEYADLEGRLLDQGELASHINVLKNGREVLHMDGLETELVDGDTLSIFPPVAGG, from the coding sequence ATGGAACTAGAGCTGCGATTCTTCGCGACGTTCCGCGAGACCGTCGGAACGAAGACGACGACGCGGGAGTTCCCCGACGACGCCGTCGTCGGCGACGTCCTCGAGGCGCTCGAATCCGAGTACGCGGATCTCGAGGGGCGGCTGCTCGACCAGGGGGAGCTGGCCTCACACATAAACGTGCTCAAGAACGGACGCGAGGTGTTGCACATGGACGGACTGGAGACGGAACTGGTGGATGGCGACACGCTGTCGATCTTTCCCCCGGTCGCCGGCGGGTGA
- a CDS encoding DUF5812 family protein yields MTDDDTKESTFLVTHADEESAVLKDVADGQVHTLESNPGLSKDEAVDGVVSSDSSLGVVWRLVEFEGQRSLTLEESDEPPTAHERELATAQPVGELTRETRAGVGEIHVITVEESETEAAVADVLEDREATLSRAARLGVSRVEIRSEPGVIAVRYLP; encoded by the coding sequence ATGACCGACGACGATACGAAAGAGAGCACGTTTCTCGTCACACACGCCGACGAGGAGTCTGCCGTACTGAAAGACGTCGCGGACGGACAGGTACACACGCTGGAGTCGAATCCGGGGCTGTCAAAGGACGAAGCGGTGGACGGTGTCGTCTCCTCGGATTCGTCGCTCGGCGTTGTCTGGCGGCTCGTCGAGTTCGAAGGGCAGCGCAGCCTCACGCTCGAGGAGAGCGACGAGCCGCCGACCGCACACGAACGGGAACTCGCCACGGCACAACCGGTCGGCGAGCTCACCCGGGAAACACGCGCCGGAGTCGGGGAGATTCACGTCATAACCGTCGAGGAGTCAGAGACGGAGGCGGCAGTCGCCGACGTTCTCGAGGACAGGGAGGCGACGCTCTCGCGGGCCGCCCGGCTGGGCGTCTCTCGGGTCGAAATCCGATCGGAGCCGGGCGTGATCGCGGTTCGATACCTTCCCTGA
- a CDS encoding AzlD domain-containing protein, producing MTEYGYWTVWLAILVIGVATFALRFSFIYLFGRVDEVPPRVRRALRFVPPAVLAALVAPALVTIDPDVGLAASLMDERLAAGLVAGGVAWRTENLFLTIAAGMGALWLLRFGFGIGL from the coding sequence GTGACCGAATACGGCTACTGGACGGTGTGGCTCGCGATCCTCGTCATCGGCGTGGCGACGTTCGCGCTGCGGTTTTCGTTCATCTACCTGTTCGGCCGCGTCGACGAGGTGCCCCCTCGCGTTCGGCGGGCACTCAGGTTCGTTCCGCCGGCGGTGCTGGCCGCGCTGGTCGCGCCGGCACTTGTGACGATCGACCCCGACGTCGGGCTCGCTGCCTCACTGATGGACGAACGTCTCGCGGCGGGGCTGGTCGCGGGCGGAGTCGCCTGGCGCACGGAGAACCTGTTTTTGACGATCGCCGCCGGGATGGGCGCGCTGTGGCTGTTGCGGTTCGGGTTCGGCATCGGGCTGTGA
- a CDS encoding helix-turn-helix domain-containing protein, whose protein sequence is MADSKAVVRVEHPDIVLTETVTHDPSSKVRSVSEAGTDPTSGKFFYHITSSDFRQFEEGLRNDRTIGEFERVIETGDEEAIYSFVYTDEAKIVSPVISAANGVILDMENDGSAWILTVWMPERTGLASLWDYAQQNDISIELLRVNEYASLGNTNAGLTDSQREALLVAVESGYFEEPRNATLSEVAADLDISQPAASGLLRRGIKRLIISSLMDDSEEPE, encoded by the coding sequence ATGGCCGACAGTAAAGCGGTCGTCCGGGTCGAACATCCTGACATCGTGCTCACAGAGACCGTTACTCACGACCCGAGTTCGAAAGTCAGGTCGGTGTCGGAGGCAGGAACTGACCCGACGTCGGGAAAATTCTTCTATCACATAACGTCGTCCGATTTCCGCCAGTTCGAAGAGGGATTACGGAACGATCGCACGATTGGTGAATTCGAACGGGTCATCGAAACCGGAGACGAGGAGGCGATCTATAGCTTCGTGTATACAGACGAGGCGAAGATCGTCTCGCCAGTGATTTCGGCTGCGAATGGCGTCATCCTCGACATGGAAAACGACGGGAGCGCCTGGATCCTCACAGTGTGGATGCCCGAGCGAACGGGTCTGGCTTCTCTCTGGGACTATGCACAACAGAACGACATTAGCATCGAGTTACTGCGCGTGAACGAATACGCTAGTTTGGGCAATACGAACGCCGGCTTGACCGATAGCCAACGGGAAGCGCTCCTCGTCGCCGTCGAATCGGGCTACTTCGAAGAACCACGGAACGCAACTCTCAGCGAGGTCGCTGCCGATCTGGATATCTCTCAACCTGCAGCCAGTGGGCTCCTCCGACGTGGAATCAAGCGACTCATCATATCGTCACTGATGGACGACAGCGAAGAGCCAGAGTGA
- a CDS encoding nucleoside deaminase, with protein MRNDEEYIREAIELAREAVSDGNTPFGSLLVVDGTVVERSKNTTVSENDVTAHPELKLARWAARELDDDELAACTMYTSTEPCEMCAAAIYYAGLDRVVYSVAGATLASVQGKTKSGITCEEVIERKGGETTVDGPVLESEGRRVHEEFY; from the coding sequence ATGAGAAACGACGAGGAGTACATCCGGGAAGCGATCGAACTGGCACGGGAGGCGGTTTCGGACGGGAACACTCCGTTCGGATCGCTGCTCGTCGTCGACGGGACAGTCGTCGAACGGTCGAAAAACACCACGGTGAGCGAAAACGACGTCACTGCCCACCCCGAACTCAAACTCGCCCGGTGGGCAGCCCGCGAACTCGACGACGACGAACTCGCAGCGTGCACCATGTACACGAGCACAGAGCCCTGCGAGATGTGTGCGGCTGCGATTTATTATGCGGGGCTTGACCGGGTCGTCTACAGCGTCGCCGGTGCGACGCTGGCGAGCGTCCAGGGCAAGACGAAAAGTGGCATCACCTGCGAGGAAGTGATCGAACGCAAGGGCGGGGAGACAACTGTCGACGGGCCCGTCCTCGAATCCGAAGGGAGACGCGTCCACGAGGAGTTCTACTGA
- a CDS encoding AzlC family ABC transporter permease: MDGEDLRAGVRDASPLFLGIVPFALVAGIAAVEAGLTPVQAVATSVIVFAGAAQLAALELLGETAPLSVVVATAVIINLRLVMYSASIAPHFRSFRRRIQAPLSYVLTDQAYALSVARFSREGDTDRLSYYLGVAGSIWLVWQVGTVAGVLLGTGVPPELGLSFAVPLVFLALLVPAMKDRPTTAAGVVAAVVAVGAAGVPYNLGLLIAAVTGIVVALAVEAGENV, from the coding sequence GTGGACGGGGAGGACCTTCGAGCCGGAGTCAGGGACGCGTCGCCGCTGTTTCTGGGTATCGTCCCATTCGCGCTGGTCGCCGGCATCGCCGCCGTCGAGGCCGGACTGACCCCGGTGCAGGCGGTGGCGACGTCCGTGATCGTCTTCGCGGGCGCTGCACAGCTCGCCGCGCTGGAGCTGCTCGGCGAGACGGCCCCGCTTTCGGTCGTCGTTGCGACGGCCGTGATCATCAACCTCCGGCTGGTAATGTACTCCGCGTCGATCGCGCCACACTTCCGGTCGTTCCGGCGTCGGATCCAGGCGCCGCTGTCGTACGTGCTCACCGACCAGGCGTACGCGCTGTCGGTAGCGCGGTTCTCTCGCGAGGGAGACACCGACCGGCTGTCGTACTATCTGGGCGTGGCTGGATCGATCTGGCTGGTCTGGCAGGTGGGCACGGTCGCGGGCGTGTTGCTCGGTACGGGCGTTCCGCCGGAGCTGGGGCTCTCGTTTGCGGTGCCGCTCGTGTTCCTGGCGCTTCTGGTGCCGGCGATGAAGGACCGTCCCACGACCGCAGCCGGCGTCGTGGCGGCCGTCGTCGCGGTCGGAGCCGCCGGCGTCCCGTACAACCTGGGACTTCTGATCGCCGCCGTCACTGGAATCGTTGTCGCCCTCGCGGTCGAGGCAGGTGAGAACGTGTGA